In Phycodurus eques isolate BA_2022a chromosome 23, UOR_Pequ_1.1, whole genome shotgun sequence, a genomic segment contains:
- the rgp1 gene encoding RAB6A-GEF complex partner protein 2 yields MIEVVASMARGPVFLAGELMECLVTFRNPMTHFSTSASSEMLAWASAQIHCQFHASESRVSLPSRGSKQDVQADSDTVLIPSRGERGQCVLDTPPKILFCDLCLDPGESKTYSYSEVVPADGPPSFRGQAVKYVYKLTIGCQRVNSPIKLLRVPFRVLVLQGMPEPPFTQDEEVSPSNPFLEEEEASQRDARPLERALDMLMVSTSRRCPHMFNITNVRGKVAKFCIFKTLYRLGEDIIGSFNFSEGDIPCLQYSVSLQSEEEIRQEYQRRPGQPFSVTGHGRHLESCLHTASSHFSLPVPLNVTPGFGTDIVTLRWRLHFEFVTAREPAEPPVVLQNESKATVWAGAEHVEVDTFSWDLPIKILPTNPALASYESQFTGTNSINI; encoded by the exons ATGATCGAGGTGGTGGCATCAATGGCTCGGGGCCCTGTGTTTCTGGCCGGGGAGCTAATGGAGTGTCTCGTCACTTTCAGGAACCCCATGACCCACTTCTCCACCTCTGCGAGCAG TGAGATGTTGGCGTGGGCCAGTGCCCAGATCCACTGCCAGTTTCACGCCAGCGAGAGCAGAGTGAGTTTGCCAAGTCGGGGCAGCAAGCAGGACGTCCAGGCCGACAGCGACACAGTCCTCATTCCGAGCAGAG GAGAGCGAGGCCAATGTGTTCTGGACACGCCACCCAAGATCCTGTTCTGTGACCTGTGTCTGGATCCAGGAGAGAGCAAAACCT ATTCGTACAGCGAGGTCGTACCTGCCGACGGCCCTCCCAGTTTCCGCGGCCAGGCCGTGAAGTACGTCTACAAACTGACCATCGGCTGTCAGAGGGTCAACTCTCCCATCAAACTTCTCAGAGTTCCCTTCCGAGTTTTAGTTCTGCAGG GCATGCCAGAACCCCCATTTACCCAGGATGAGGAGGTTTCCCCGTCTAACCCGTTcctggaggaagaggaagcgaGTCAGAGGGATGCGCGGCCTTTGGAGAGAGCGCTCGACATGCTCATGGTCTCCACGTCGAGACGCTGCCCGC ACATGTTCAACATCACCAACGTGCGAGGGAAAGTGGCAAAGTTCTGCATCTTCAAGACCCTGTACAGACTCGGAGAGGACATCATCGGCTCGTTCAACTTCTCCGAGGGTGACATTCCCTGCTTACAG TATTCCGTGAGCCTCCAGAGCGAAGAGGAGATACGGCAGGAGTACCAGCGGCGTCCCGGCCAGCCTTTCAGCGTGACCGGACACGGACGTCATCTGGAATCGTGCCTGCACACGGCGTCGAGCCACTTCTCCCTCCCCGTCCCCCTCAACGTCACGCCGGGCTTCGGCACGGACATCG TGACCCTGAGGTGGCGCCTGCACTTCGAATTCGTCACCGCTCGAGAGCCCGCCGAGCCGCCCGTCGTGCTCCAGAACGAGTCCAAGGCGACGGTGTGGGCCGGCGCCGAGCACGTCGAGGTCGACACCTTCAGCTGGGACCTGCCCATCAAGATCCTGCCCACCAACCCGGCCTTGGCCTCCTACGAGTCGCAGTTCACGGGCACCAACAGCATAAACATTTGA
- the pik3c3 gene encoding phosphatidylinositol 3-kinase catalytic subunit type 3, whose amino-acid sequence MDTDKFNYVYSCDLDINVHLKIGSLEGKREQKSYKALLEDPMLRFSGLYQEHCSDLYVTCQVFAEGKPLALPVRTSYKAFSTRWNWNEWLRLPVKYPDLPQSAQVALTVWDIYGPGRAVPVGGTTVTLFGKYGMFRQGMHDLKVWPGVEGDGAEATATPGRTSNSLTEDQMGRLAKLTKAHRQGHMVKVDWLDRLTFREIEMINESEKRSSNFMYLMVEFPRVKMNEKEYSIVYYEKDGDDAAPVLTSCEIVKVPDPQMGMENLVESKHHKLARSLRSGPSDHDLKPNAATRDQLNIIVSYPPTKLLSSEEQDLVWKFRYYLTTQEKALTKFLKCVNWDLPQEAKQALELLGKWRPMDVEDSLELLSSQFANPTVRRYAVARLQQADDEDLLMYLLQLVQALKYENFSDIQGGLEPGSKRDSQGLSDDSTLDSSQILAAASGALAAAQKGKEAADGESLEQDLCTFLISRACKNSTLANYLYWYVIVECEDQDTRQRDPKTHEMYLNVMRRFSQALLKGDKSVRVMRSLLATQQTFVDRLVQLMKAVQRESGNRKKKTERLQALLADNEKVYLSEIEPIPLPLEPQIRIRGIVPETATLFKSALMPAKLIFKTEDGATYPVIFKHGDDLRQDQLILQIISLMDQLLRKENLDLKLTPYKVLATSTKHGFMQFVQSVPVAEVLATEGNIQSFFRKHAPSEKGPYGISSEVMDTYVKSCAGYCVITYILGVGDRHLDNLLLTKTGKLFHIDFGYILGRDPKPLPPPMKLSKEMVEGMGGMQSEQYQEFRKQCYTAFLHLRRYSNLILNLFSLMVDANIPDIALEPDKTVKKVQDKFRLDLSDEEAVHYMQSLIDESVGALFAAVVEQIHKFAQYWRR is encoded by the exons ATGGACACGGATAAGTTTAATTACGTTTACAGCTGCGACTTGGACATCAATGTTCATCTTAAAAT AGGCAGTTTGGAAGGCAAGCGAGAGCAGAAGAGCTACAAAGCCCTGCTGGAGGACCCCATGCTGCGCTTTTCGGGTCTCTACCAGGAGCACTGTTCAGACCTCTACGTCACCTGCCAAGTGTTTGCCGAAGGGAAGCCTCTGGCCCTGCCGGTTCGCACCTCCTACAAGGCCTTCAGCACCCGCTGGAA TTGGAATGAGTGGCTGCGACTGCCGGTCAAGTACCCAGACCTGCCCCAAAGCGCCCAGGTGGCCCTCACTGTGTGGGACATCTACGGGCCCGGTCGAGCCGTCCCCGTCGGGGGCACCACGGTCACCCTGTTTGGCAAATACGG AATGTTCAGACAAGGGATGCACGACCTGAAGGTTTGGCCTGGTGTGGAGGGCGACGGCGCAGAGGCCACCGCCACGCCGGGACGCACCAGCAACAGTCTGACCGAGGACCAGATGGGCAGACTCGCCAAG CTGACCAAGGCCCATCGGCAGGGCCACATGGTGAAGGTGGACTGGCTGGACCGCTTGACCTTCAGGGAGATCGAGATGATCAACGAG AGCGAGAAGCGCAGCTCAAATTTCATGTACCTAATGGTGGAGTTTCCCCGAGTGAAAATGAATGAGAAGGAATACAGCATCGTCTACTATGAAAAG gaTGGAGATGATGCGGCGCCCGTGCTCACCAGCTGTGAAATCGTCAAAGTTCCTGACCCGCAGATGGGCATG GAGAACCTGGTGGAGAGTAAGCATCACAAACTGGCCCGTAGCCTCCGCAGCGGGCCGTCCGACCACGACCTGAAGCCCAACGCGGCGACACGGGACCAGCTCAAT ATCATCGTGAGCTACCCTCCGACCAAGCTGCTGAGCTCGGAAGAGCAGGACCTGGTGTGGAAGTTCCGATACTACCTCACCACTCAGGAAAAA GCGCTGACGAAGTTCCTCAAGTGCGTCAACTGGGATCTGCCCCAGGAGGCCAAGCAAGCCCTGGAGCTTCTGGGTAAGTGGAGGCCCATGGATGTGGAGGACTCCCTGGAGCTCCTGTCCTCGCAGTTCGCCAACCCCACGGTGCGACGCTACGCTGTGGCGCGGCTGCAGCAGGCGGACGACGAG GACCTGCTCATGTATCTTCTCCAGCTGGTCCAGGCGCTCAAGTATGAGAACTTTAGCGATATCCAAGGAGGCCTGGAGCCAGGCAGCAAGAGAGACAGCCAGGGACTTTCAGATGACTCCACACTGGACAG CTCGCAGATCCTGGCGGCCGCATCTGGAGCCCTCGCCGCCGCGCAGAAAGGCAAAGAAGCAGCAGACGGGGAGAGTCTGGAg CAAGACCTTTGCACATTTCTCATCTCACGCGCTTGCAAGAACTCGACACTGGCCAACTACTTGTACTG GTACGTCATCGTGGAGTGCGAGGACCAGGACACACGGCAGAGGGACCCCAAGACCCACGAGATGTACCTGAACGTCATGAGGAGGTTCAGCCAGGCTCTGCTTAAG GGCGATAAGAGTGTGAGGGTGATGCGCTCGCTCCTCGCCACCCAGCAGACGTTCGTGGACCGCCTCGTGCAGTTGATGAAGGCTGTGCAGAGGGAGAGCGGCAATCGCAAGAAGAAG ACCGAGCGGCTGCAGGCGCTCCTGGCCGACAACGAGAAGGTCTACCTCTCGGAGATCGAGCCCATCCCGCTCCCGCTGGAGCCTCAGATCCGGATCCGAGGCATCGTCCCCGAGACGGCGACGCTCTTCAAG AGCGCGCTGATGCCCGCCAAGCTGATCTTCAAAACGGAGGACGGCGCCACCTATCCGGTCATCTTCAAACACGGCGACGACCTGAGACAGGATCAGCTCATCCTCCAGATCATCTCGCTCATGGACCAA ttgttaAGGAAAGAGAACCTGGACCTGAAGCTGACACCTTACAAAGTGTTAGCCACCAGCACCAAGCATG gtttCATGCAGTTTGTCCAGTCGGTTCCTGTTGCCGAAGTTCTGGCGACCGAAGGCAACATTCAG AGCTTCTTCAGGAAGCACGCGCCGAGCGAAAAGGGGCCGTACGGCATCAGCTCCGAAGTGATGGACACCTACGTGAAGAGCTGCG CCGGTTACTGCGTCATCACGTACATCCTGGGCGTAGGAGACCGACATCTGGACAATCTGCTCCTGACCAAGACGG GGAAACTCTTCCATATCGACTTCGGCTACATCCTGGGCCGCGATCCCAAGCCGCTTCCGCCGCCTATGAAGCTGAGCAAGGAGATGGTGGAGGGCATGGGGGGCATGCAGAGCGAGCAGTACCAGGAATTCCGAAAGCAGTGCTACACAGCCTTCCTGCACCTGCGCAGGTACTCCAACCTGATCCTCAATCTCTTCTCCCTCATGGTGGACGCCAATATTCCCGACATCGCCTTGGAGCCGGACAAGACGGTCAAGAAGGTGCAAGACAAGTTCCGGCTGGACCTGTCGGACGAGGAGGCCGTCCATTACATGCAGAGTCTGATCGACGAGAGCGTTGGTGCCCTGTTCGCCGCCGTGGTCGAACAGATACACAAGTTTGCTCAA TACTGGCGTCGGTGA